The Pirellulales bacterium genome contains a region encoding:
- a CDS encoding nuclear transport factor 2 family protein, producing MHLWRRFGAVPLTLAVVACLACSRGLAAEPRSQSDAEAEIRRRAKEYLAAIERGNGEEIAAFWTTDGDYLDDAGQAVNGRQLAAQRRPGLQQQVESPRLTPTAESVRFVSPDVAIEDGTVRLATVPVGPSVVRRYTAIWVRRQGTWLLDGVRELAAPAEPRRDRLRDLAWMIGEWSSDDGGKTIRLTCAWSDDKHFLLRDIDVHLSERGPLHVTQRIGWDAREKQIKSWAFDSEGGHGDGLWFRKGDDWIVETQSVFPDGSRSTGTHIYSFNDADTFTWQVTHAEIDGEPLPDHLVRMVRQKASDEQ from the coding sequence ATGCACCTTTGGCGACGTTTTGGCGCCGTACCGTTGACCCTGGCTGTCGTGGCCTGCCTGGCGTGTAGTCGAGGCCTCGCCGCGGAGCCCCGCTCACAATCGGACGCCGAGGCCGAAATCCGACGGCGGGCCAAAGAGTATTTGGCCGCCATCGAACGCGGAAACGGCGAAGAAATCGCCGCCTTTTGGACGACCGACGGCGATTACCTCGACGACGCCGGCCAAGCCGTCAACGGCCGCCAATTGGCCGCACAACGCCGCCCGGGCCTCCAGCAGCAGGTCGAGTCACCGCGGTTGACGCCCACCGCTGAATCGGTCCGCTTTGTCAGTCCGGACGTCGCCATCGAAGACGGCACGGTCCGCCTCGCGACGGTTCCCGTCGGCCCATCGGTCGTGCGACGCTATACGGCCATTTGGGTACGGCGGCAAGGCACGTGGCTGCTCGACGGCGTCCGCGAGTTGGCGGCGCCGGCCGAGCCGCGCCGCGATCGCCTTCGCGATTTGGCCTGGATGATTGGAGAGTGGTCTTCCGACGACGGCGGCAAGACCATCCGCCTCACCTGCGCGTGGAGCGACGACAAGCACTTCCTGCTGCGTGATATCGACGTGCATCTCTCTGAACGCGGACCCCTGCACGTTACGCAACGCATCGGCTGGGACGCCAGAGAAAAGCAGATCAAATCGTGGGCTTTCGATTCCGAAGGCGGACATGGCGACGGCCTCTGGTTTCGCAAGGGTGACGACTGGATTGTGGAAACCCAGAGCGTGTTCCCCGACGGCAGCCGTTCCACAGGCACCCATATCTATTCCTTCAACGACGCCGACACATTTACCTGGCAGGTCACCCATGCGGAGATCGACGGTGAACCGCTGCCCGATCACCTGGTGCGCATGGTGCGTCAGAAAGCGAGCGACGAACAATGA
- a CDS encoding DUF1549 and DUF1553 domain-containing protein: MSCPDHGSRRRFLPRGLLPAILCLAILPLAASAAEPSVSFVNEIVPVLTKAGCNAGVCHAKAGNGQNGFQLSLLGFEPLEDYEQLVKKARGRRLSFASPDHSLILLKASAQVPHGGGRRLGPSSEGYALLRTWIAQGAPLGSDAEPRLESFEVRPARGSITRGGQQQLKALAHYSDGSVRDVTGLALYESNNTAMAEVADRGLVRIHDISGNVAVMVRYQGRVAVYSASVPLGAPVENLPPAKNFVDEHVFANLKQVGIPPSPVCDDATFLRRVSLDIAGRLPTEDEATALLTSSEADKRDKAIDLLLAGPDYADYFANKWTALLKNRRDVESDKPANFAFHAWVRDSLLANKPYDQFVRELLAATGSVSGNPPVAWYGRVTEPKQQVEDVAQLFLGVRVQCAQCHHHPFERWSQDDYYSLTAFFTRIGRKPENSSGAARGEVMIFHKRGMAVATNVKTGASLKPAALGDAMPPIAADEDPRLRLADWMGSKNNPFFAKALVNRYWKHFFGRGLIEPEDDIRDTNPPTNPALLAALEQQFVASGFDLKELVRVITRSQAYQLSETPNEYNITDTQNYSRYYPRRLPAEVLLDAIDRLACTQTDFANLPPGTRAVALPDNSYNRSTPFLKVFGRPEGESVCECERVQSSSLAQSLHLINASDIKSKLASPNGRAERLAKSGEPVEQKVRELYLAAFARGPRPEELKIAADYLAEPRVGADGKPVDAQRASRENFQDLIWALINTKEFLFNH; the protein is encoded by the coding sequence ATGTCCTGCCCCGATCACGGTTCGCGGCGACGGTTTCTGCCACGCGGCCTGTTGCCAGCCATCCTCTGCCTGGCGATATTGCCCCTGGCGGCAAGCGCCGCCGAGCCGAGCGTGAGCTTCGTCAACGAGATCGTGCCGGTCTTGACCAAAGCGGGCTGCAACGCCGGCGTGTGCCACGCCAAAGCGGGCAACGGGCAGAACGGATTTCAACTGTCCCTGCTGGGCTTCGAACCGCTCGAAGATTACGAGCAACTCGTGAAGAAAGCCCGCGGCCGGCGGTTGTCGTTCGCCTCGCCCGACCATAGCCTGATTCTTCTTAAAGCCTCGGCCCAAGTGCCGCATGGCGGCGGCCGGCGCCTCGGTCCCTCGTCCGAAGGCTACGCTCTGCTCCGCACATGGATCGCCCAGGGCGCGCCTCTGGGCAGCGATGCCGAACCGCGGCTTGAATCCTTCGAGGTGCGGCCGGCGCGCGGTTCCATCACCCGCGGCGGACAGCAGCAGCTCAAGGCGCTGGCTCACTACAGCGACGGCAGTGTCCGCGACGTGACGGGCCTGGCGCTCTATGAGTCGAACAACACGGCGATGGCCGAAGTCGCCGACCGTGGGTTGGTACGCATTCACGATATTTCGGGCAACGTGGCGGTGATGGTCCGCTACCAGGGCCGAGTGGCCGTGTATAGCGCCTCGGTGCCGCTGGGGGCGCCGGTTGAAAATCTGCCCCCGGCAAAGAACTTCGTCGACGAGCACGTGTTTGCCAACTTGAAACAAGTCGGCATCCCTCCCTCGCCGGTCTGCGACGACGCCACGTTTCTCCGCCGCGTCTCGCTCGACATTGCCGGGCGTCTGCCGACCGAGGACGAGGCGACGGCCCTTTTAACGAGCAGCGAGGCAGACAAGCGCGACAAGGCCATCGACTTGCTGCTGGCGGGTCCCGATTACGCCGACTACTTCGCCAACAAATGGACGGCGCTGTTGAAGAACCGCCGCGACGTCGAAAGCGACAAGCCGGCCAACTTCGCCTTCCACGCCTGGGTGCGCGACAGCCTGCTGGCCAACAAGCCCTACGACCAGTTCGTGCGCGAGCTACTGGCCGCCACCGGCTCGGTGAGCGGCAATCCGCCGGTGGCCTGGTACGGCCGCGTCACGGAACCGAAGCAGCAGGTCGAAGACGTGGCCCAGCTCTTCCTGGGCGTCCGCGTCCAGTGCGCTCAATGCCATCATCATCCGTTCGAGCGTTGGAGCCAGGACGATTATTACTCGCTCACGGCGTTCTTCACGCGGATCGGCCGCAAGCCCGAAAACAGTTCGGGGGCAGCACGCGGCGAAGTGATGATCTTTCACAAGCGCGGTATGGCGGTGGCGACGAACGTGAAGACCGGCGCATCGTTGAAGCCCGCGGCCCTGGGCGACGCCATGCCGCCGATCGCGGCCGACGAAGATCCGCGGCTGCGGCTGGCCGACTGGATGGGCTCGAAAAACAACCCGTTTTTCGCCAAGGCCCTGGTGAACCGCTACTGGAAGCACTTTTTCGGGCGAGGGCTGATCGAGCCGGAGGACGATATCCGCGACACCAACCCGCCGACGAATCCCGCCTTGCTGGCCGCCTTGGAGCAGCAGTTCGTTGCCAGCGGCTTCGATCTCAAGGAACTGGTCCGCGTCATCACCCGTTCGCAAGCGTATCAGTTGAGCGAAACGCCGAACGAATACAACATCACCGACACGCAGAACTACTCGCGATATTATCCGCGGCGGCTGCCGGCCGAGGTGCTGCTCGACGCCATCGACCGGCTGGCGTGTACGCAGACCGATTTCGCCAATTTGCCGCCCGGCACGCGAGCGGTCGCCTTGCCCGACAACAGCTACAATCGCTCGACGCCGTTTCTCAAAGTGTTCGGCCGGCCCGAAGGCGAAAGCGTTTGTGAATGCGAGCGCGTTCAATCGTCGAGCCTCGCGCAAAGCCTGCACCTGATCAACGCGTCCGACATCAAGTCGAAGCTGGCCAGCCCCAACGGCCGCGCCGAGCGGCTGGCGAAATCCGGCGAACCTGTCGAGCAGAAAGTCCGCGAGCTGTATCTGGCGGCCTTCGCCCGCGGGCCGCGTCCGGAGGAACTGAAGATTGCGGCCGACTATCTGGCCGAACCGCGCGTCGGCGCCGACGGCAAGCCGGTCGATGCCCAGCGGGCCAGCCGCGAGAACTTCCAGGATTTGATCTGGGCCTTGATCAACACCAAAGAATTCCTGTTCAATCATTAG